CGTTCTTGCGATTGATGTTTTCTGGATCTTATATGTTTGTCTTATGGGATCCAAGTGTTCCTTTGATAATCCTTGTGTTACAtttgtttttctctgtttttttttaatacagaaAATTGGCTGATGTTGCTTCAAATGGTGAGTTGTTGGATTGGCCAAAGAATGACACGCGCCGTTTCTTCCATGTTGTATACCGTGTTGGTGATCTTGACCGCACAATCAAGTATAGCTTTCATACATTTAGTATTCTTTCTTCATTTTATATTGTAACAaacatttagttatttattattattcttgACTAGGTTTTACACTGAGTGCTTTGGCATGAAGGTGTCGAGGCAAAGAGATGTCCCTAAGGAGAAGTATTCTAATGCTTTTATGGGTTTTGGATCTGAAAAATCCCACTTCGCTGTGGAGCTCacttatagtatatatatactgtCTTTTCTATTAGCATTGACTCACTTTCAGATATTTCCAACATCAATTTGTGCACTTTCCCACAAAACTGAAACTACTTGGTTCTTATGTAGAGTTTTAACATCTTTTGATGTTTACAGATTATGGCGTTAGCTCATATGACATTGGAGATGGATTTGGTCATTTCACCATTTCAACTCAAGATGTATGTCTGTCTTACTTTGTTTTTAAGAATTCAATAATCAATATTAATGCATGTCAGTCCTTGATATAAAAGTTTTGTGTTAGGTTTACAAAATGGTTGAGACCGTACGTGCCAAGGGTGGAAATGTCACCAGAGAACCTGGTCCGGTCGAAGGTGGAAGCAGCATCATTGCCATTGTGAAGGACCCTGATGGTTACCCTTTTGAACTCATCCAGAGAGGTCCAACTCCTGAACCATTCTGTCAAGTCATGCTTCGTGTTGGTGACCTTGACCGCGCCATCAAATTCTATGAGAAGGTAACACAACGCAGATGAAAacgttttcttaatattttgattattcaTTAGTAGAGTTTCTTGTTTATATACCTCAATTTTAATTCCTTGCAGGCCCTTGGGATGAGACTCTTGAGAAGGATTAAGAAACCTGAATACAAGGTGAAGTAATCAGTGTGTCACGATGTAAATAAGTATTTTACCTTAACGAGCTTTGTTTTGGGTCGGATGAAACAGTACACCATAGGCATGATGGGATTTAATGAGTCGGTAGTTTTGGAGCTAACCTATAAATATGGCGTGACTGAGTACAAAAAGGGCAATGCATATGCACAGGTGTGTGCTTAAGACTGTTGCCTACTGTTATGTTTGTCTTGCACCGGTTTGTGTTGTTTCCTTTGATGGTTAAAATGGTTAAAATGTAATGAACAGATTGCAATAGGCACTGATGATGTGTACAAAAGCGGTGAAGTTGTGAAGATAGTCAATAAAGAGCTAGGAGGAAAGATCACTAGAGAACCAGGACCACTTCCTGGAATAGGCACTAAGATTGTCTCATTTCTCGATCCAGATGGCTGGAAAACGGTAAGTGGCCTGGTCTGGTCCTGTTGTACTGAAGAGCTCATTTAGATTCAGTGTTTGGAATTTGCTAAAAGGTGTGTTTGGTGGTTGACAATGACAGGTTCTGGTAGACAACAAAGACTTTATGAAGGAACTAGGGTGAGATCACAGGGCTAAAACTAAACCATAATAATAAGTGATCTTATGAAATAAAGGAAGACTTAGAATATGATCTATAAAAATAAGTAGATGTGGTTCAGTGTGTGTCATGTGCTTGTTCTTTATGTCTTTAAATccatatgaaaaagaaaaaaatgccTTATCGATACTATATATCCAAAGTGGTACCAAACCAATGACTCATATTCATAGAAGCATGCTTACATAAAGAATGAttacaacaaaagtttcaacaAGAAAGTTGTATCAGAAAATAGTACAAAGATCAAACAACTACTTCTTCTTGTGATTTGCAatacttatatttattttgattttacaaaatttaaaagaagataaataaagAACATTACTTACCACTCAATGGGGATGTGGTTGCCTTGTCCTCCACCACCAAccccttctttttttcttatcattttCAATTCAATTTTGAAACTTGTAATACCTAAAGATATATTACAATACCACAAAGTCCATTTTGCCATTGATaccaatatttatttatttattagcgAATCATCAGTTAGTTACAACAAAGTCACAATCATTTGTAAGATTTCTTCCATCTCATTGCGATTACTAAGTTCCCAGATTGGTTTCCATAATGAATCTGAATCTTATAGTTAAGGCCTTATTGATTAAAAgtgttctcatttttttttgtttattagattgTTAGTGCAAGAGTTTAATCAATGTCAGTCAACTGAGTATCTTGGATGAAAATGCTTCATCTAAAGATTCATTCATGTGATCAAACTGTTTATATTAacttgaggaggaggaggagaagatgaGAGGTGGGAGTCTATGGCAGCTAGGGCAATCCATAACTCGTCGTCTTGCTCAATCCGACAAGAAAGCTTTGTCACGCCGCTACTTGGCCTCTGGTGCTGACCTGAAAAAGACAGCTCTTTACGACTTCCACGTCGCTCATGGAGGAAAGATGGTTCCCTTTGCTGGTTGGAGTATGCCAATACAGTACAAAGACTCCATCATTGACTTGACGGTTATCTGCAGGGTCAATGGGAGTTTGTTTGATGTTGCACATATGTGTGGTTTGAGTCTTAAAGGCAAAGACTGTGTTCCCTTTCTGGAGAATCTCGTGGTTGCTGACGTGGCTGGTTTGGCTCCTGGGACAGGGAGCTTGATTGTGTTTACAAACGAGAAAGGTGGTGCTATTGATGACTCGGTGTACTTAAGTGACTGATGAGTATATCTATCTGGTGGTGAATGCTGGTTGTAGAGATAAGGATTTGGCTCATATTGAGGAACACATGAAGGCTTTTAAATCCAAAGGAGGTGATGTCTAGTGGCATATCCATGATGAGAGATCTCTTCTCGCCCTTCAGGTTTGGCTATTGATGTTTACTTGTAGTTTTAAGTACATTGTGATCTTGAACCTGGTGATGTTAGGGTCCTTTGGCTGCTCCGGTGCTTCAGCACTTGACTAAAGAAGACTTGAGGAGGATCTGACCTAGGAAACGGAATGTTCCAGTTTCAATTTGACAGTGAGGAGGATCTACTATCGGTCTTGGAAAAAAGACCCTACTATTATGGAAGATGGATGGTTATTGTTCAGAGATGGGAACCCACTGTCTCCAAAAATTTCCCATCCCTCTTGCCTTTTTGGATTAAAGTTCAAGGAATTCCTGTACATCTATGGACAGAGGAGACAATCCAGAAACTTGGCGAAGATCTGGGTGTTTTTGAAAAGATGGAGATCACTTCatcaacggtgagaatgagggTGCAGGTGAATGGACTGCTCCCGCTAATCAAATCATCGGTGATTGAGTATGCGAATGGAGATGAAGTTACAGCGAGCTTCGTATATGAAAAGCTCGATAGGCATTGTCCTAAATGTTTCCGCTTGGATCATGACTTAAAAGATTGTTTGGAGGCCAAGCATGAAGCAAGAGCTCTTAAAGCTCAGGAAGCTAGCATGGGAAATGAGGAGCCTGAGAGAAGGGGAACGCACTACAAGCAACACGACTCAGGTTCTAATATTTTCCATTTCACAGCTCAAGGGTCAGAGCACAGTGGAAGACAAGACTATAACCGGCGAGATCGCCATGCTGATGCGCGAGATGAACTAGAGGCCCGACGCAGGTCTCGCTCCAGCCAAGATACAGTCCCTCGAAGATACTTTAGTGAGGACCCCAAGCGGGGAAGAGAGGACTATCGTAGCCAAGATAGTCGGTCCTCCTATCACCGTGACACAAACCTGCACCTGCGTGAGGTTTCTTCTAGGCCACGGGACCTGAGAAGGAACATTTCGGATAATTATTTATCCAGGGACCGCAGCCTGCAACCAACTAGATCCAGAGATAGATCAATACCAGGAAGAGAGTAATCTCCTACACGGCAGTCAAAAATCAATCCAACTAGGGGGATTCCCCTGGAAGAAGTTCAAGCCTCTGTTCCAGTGGAAGTTTTTAATGCAGCAGTGGGAGAAGTCAGGGAGGCCATGATACAATACACCCAATGCAATGATCCAACTGAGAGCGCGGCCCGCAAGGAACGCATGAGAAGAGCAGAGGAAGAAGGTGAAATGGAGGAAACAGCAGCTCTTATGCTGCAGGCAACCTTGATAGCGCCTACAGATACCTTGCAAAGCCCGGAACAGCAACCCACAGCGGAAAGAGTACCAGCTGCTCTCCGGCTAGGGCCTACTGTCCAACCTTTACAAGGACCAGGTCAAGATGCATCCAAGGAAACAGGCAAGAGAAAGCCTGGAAGACCACCAGGAAGACGTACGGTGCAAGGAAGCCCAAAGTTAATCAGAGGATCGACttccaaaaagagaaaactccCACAAGATAAACCACCTCTCACCAGAAGAAAACTTATTCCGGAAACGGATCAAAGAAACCCGCAGAAGGCGAAGTCAAAACCCTCTTCATCACGAGGTTCCCGAGGAGTCCGAGGAGCCCGAGGAGCAAACGGAAGAGCAGAGGTGCAAACAAACTCGGAGGATCAGCCCATCTGCAATTTGATTCCGGCatcatcaagaagaagaaagatggattttcaaaatccatCTTCTCTCGTTCCTTAAAAGTTGCGAGTTGGAACTGTCAGGGTTTGGGGAATCCCCGGACAGTTCGACGTCTAAAGGAGATGAAGAGAAACATTTCTCCTGACATTCTTTTCCTTATGGAAACTAAAAACCCCGACAGCTTTGTTGCAAAGAAGACGGACAAGCTGCAGTATGAAAACAGAGTTCTAGTTTCACCTGTGGGGCACGGGGCTGGAGGATTGGCGCTATTGTGGAAGCAAGAAATTAACCTTCAAGTTCTCTCTACTTCTACAAACTGTATTGATACTTGTATTATCTTTGAAGGGAAAAATTTTTTCGCTTCCTTTGTCTACGGCGACACTAACAGACCTCAACGAAAAGAACTATGGGATCAGTTGATTGATCTGAACACGGCCCGAGAAGCTCCCTGGTTTTTAACCGGCGATTTCAACGACCTACTTAGCAACGCAGAGAAAGATGGTGGGGCAATTCGCCCTGAAGGATCCTTCACAGATTTGAGAACCTTCTTTTCCGAAGGCGATTTATTTGACCTCCAATACTCGGGAGATTTCTTGTCATGGAGAGGGAAGCGTGGTGATGATCTGGTTCGCTGTAGGCTAGATCGTGCAGTTGCGAATAGTGACTGGGCTGAGTTGTTTCCGACTGCAAGTTCCCAATACCTTACCTTTGAAGGATCTGACCACAAACCCTTATTATCCTTTTTCGAGccagaaaagaagaagaaacgtggAATGTTCCGCTATGATCGACGGCTTAAGAACAATCCAGAAGTTAAAGAACTAGTGGCCAAGACGTGGAAGAATGGATCATTTAGAACTGTCAATGACAGGATCTCTGCTATACGATCAGTCCTAATCGAATGGAGCAGACAGCAAGCTCTAAACAGTAGAGCCCGTATAGAGGAAAAGAAGCACCAGCTGGAACAAGCTCTAACGGACCCTGTAAACGACACAGAGCTGATAGCGAAAGTATCGAAGGAACTCGACGAAGCCTATGCAGCAGAGGAGAGCTACTGGCAACAAAGGAGTAGGCAGCTGTGGCTCAGCCTAGGAGACAGAAACACCGGATACTTTCACGCTGTGTCAAAGAACCGGAAACGAGTTAATGCCCTCTCGGTCATTGAGAACGCAGAAGGGGAAGCAGTCTACCAGGAGGACCAAATTGGGAGGGTTATTGTCGAGTACTTCCAGCGACTATTTACCTCTATGGGTGGAGACAGAGAAGATACAGTGCACTACGCCCTCTCCCCAATGATCTCGGCAGAGACAAATGAAGAGCTAATCCGCATACCATCTGCATTGGAGATTAAAGAGGCAGCATTCTCTGTTCACGCAGACAAAGCGCCGGGGCCTGACGGTTTCTCGGCCAGCTTCTTCCACACAAACTGGGAAAATATAGGAGCGGATATAGTCAAGGAAATCCAGGAGTTCTTTGTGTCGGATAAGCTGCCTGACAAGATCAACAAAACCCATATCCGGCTCATCCCGAAGATTCAAAGCCCGAAGACAGTTGCGGAATACAGGCCCATCGCTCTCTGCAATGTCTACTACAAGATCATCTCCAAGATCTTGACCAAGAGACTGCAGCCACTGTTATCGAACATCATCTCGGAGAACCAGTCCGCCTTTGTCCCGGGCCGGGCAATATCGGACAATGTCCTCATCACTCATGAAGTCCTTCACTATCTCAAGACGTCCAAGGCTGAGAAGAGAGTATCTATGGCGGTTAAAACCGACATGAGCAAAGCCTACGATAGGCTCGAATGGGACTTCATCAGATTGGTTTTTCAACGCCTCGGTTTCCACCCGAAGTAGATCAACTGGATTATGCAGTGTGTCTCTACTGTTACTTACTCCTTCCTCATTAACGGCTCGCCTAGAGGAAGAGTCACACCGAGTAGAGGTATCCGTCAAGGAGACCCTCTCTCACCATACATCTTTATCTTGTGTAGTGAGGTTCTCTCGGGTCTATGTAACAAAGCGCAAGAGGAAGGAACCCTTAAAGGGGTCCGTGTAGCACGAGGGTGTCCTCGTCTCAACCATCTCCTCTTCGCCGACGACACAATGTTTTTCCTTAGAGCAAGCAAGGAAAATGGCGAGGCTTTATGCCGATTACTGAAGCGATATGAGGAGGCTTCCGGGCAGTCAATCAACACAGAAAAATCTTCGATTAACTTCTCTCGGCACGCACCGACAGCTCTCAAATCAGCTATCAAGGATGCTCTTTCGATCCAGAAAGAGGGAGGTACCGGCAAATACCTCGGACTCCCAGAGCTGTTTGGAAGGAATAAACGAGATCTTTTCTCATCTATTGTGGATCGAATAAAGCAAAAAGCTTGTGGCTGGTCAAACAGGTTCTTATCTACTGCGGGAAATATGACTATGCTCACCAGTGTATTATCTCCCATTCCATCGCACGCCATGTCCTGTTTCCAGTTGCCGATATCTCTGTGCAAGAGAATTCAATCAACTTTGACTCGATTCTGGTGGGACACAAACATAGGAGATAAGAAGATGGCTTGGATTGCTTGGTCTAAGCTGGTGCAACCGAAAGATAGTGGAGGTTTAAACTTCAGAGATATACAGAGTTTTAATGAAGCTTTCCTCGCAAAGCTGAGCTGGAGAATCATCAACCATCCCGACAGCCTACTTGGAAGAGTTCTACTTGGAAAATATTGCAGTGATGAGAGCTTCTTAGAATGCTCAGAAAAAACTGCTATCTCGCATGGCTGGCGTGGAGTTTTGATTGGACGCGATATCATTGTCAACTCCGCAGGATGGGAAGTAGGCAATGGCTCCAGCATCAACATCTGGGAAAAACCATGGCTCAGTTGCTCTACACAGCTGAGACCCATGGGACCACCACCGAGAGAATTCTCACATCTCACAGTGTCTGACCTCATGCTCCCGGACCGGAATGAATGGGATATTGGGATGATCCAGCGTGTGCTCCCTTTTGAGGAACAGAGAATTTTAGCCATTAAGCCAAGCTTAACCGGGGCTCCGGACAAACTCTCATGGCTGAGCACTGACACAGGAGATTACTCTACCAAAACCGGCTATGCTGCAGTCCTTTCTTCTCGAACCGCAGAGGATACAGTAAGCACGGAGGATGCATCCTACGACTggaagaagaatgtttggaaaattcaaacaacaccaaagatcaAGCTGTTCATCTGGAAAGCGCTTCATGGGGCGCTACCTGTGGGCGAAGCTCTCAAATCCCGGGGAATCAACACCACTGGACAGTGCAAACGATGTAATCTACCTGAATCTATTGATCATCTGCTTTTTCATTGCGACTTTGCTAGACAGGTATGGGAAACAGCCCCTGTCTCCCCAAGCATTGAATACAGTGGATCCATAGATTTAAGGAGCAACTGGAGCAGCTTCTGCTCAAGGAAAAACTTGCCACCGACTGGAGTTTCTACAGGAGCCCTTGCCCCTTGGATCGTTTGGCAACTTTGGCTAGCTCGTAACAAGTTAGTTTTTGAAGGAAAGATCATCACGGTAGAGGAAACTATATCCAGAGCAACCGCTTGCGCCCGAGAATGGATATTTAGCCAATTTCAGCTGGCTGCAACAAAACAAGCACTACCACCCAGACCCCCGCTTCATGACTGCGTTTTGGTGAGAACCGATGCTGCCTGGAACGAGAATTTAAAAATTGCAGGGCTAGGATGGACAACTAATCGAGAGGGGAGAGTCTCCCCTTTCTCGACCACTGCGCAGCATGTTGAGTCCCCTCTTGCAGCAGAAGGTCTGGCGATGAGGGAAGCCCTCCTAAAGTGCAGAGAAATTGGCCTCCCCAAGCTTAGATGTGAGTCGGATTCGGCGATCCTAATCAAAGCTATTAACTTGCGCTCCCCTCTAGTTGGTTTGTATGGCATTTTAGCTGACGTTTATTCTATTGCCTCTTCTTTTGAATCCATCTCGTTCACCTGGATCTCGCGTGAGAGAAACAGTGTAGCGGATGGACTGGCGAAGAATGTTTTATCTTCGGAGCTGGCCATTATGGCAGCAACAAACTCTGTTTCGAACGTTTGATTTAATATAAGTAgtgcttcaaaaaaaaaaaggtagttttgatttataatttaatataatttaaatctctatatgtatatatataataggagATAGGCAGAAGAGTTTTGAGACAAATCAAAATGTCTAAAACGCAGATATGTCTTTGTTTCATCATCTTTTTATACATTTGGTCTTCAGGTAATGTAATCACAACTACTGATTGTTAGGTTGAAGCTTTGACCTCATCGTTCCAAAAATAATGAATCTATCGGTTGTAATGTGTCTGTGATGGTAACACTATATCACAGGCAGTAGCAGAGAAGTTGTCGGTCAGTTAGAAACTGATTGTTTTTCAAGTGACGGACGTTCCAAGTCCAGTGGTATCTGCTCGCCTCGTGCATCTTCTCTCAGGTGAGTTAATGTTGCAGATGATCTACTATCTACATTTCCATGATTCAGTTGATGGATATCGTTCTTGCGATTGATGTTTTCTGGATCTTATATGTTTGTCTTATGGGATCCAAGTGTTCCTTTGATAATCCTTGTGTTACAtttgtttttctctgtttttttttatacagAAAATTGGCTGATGTTGCTTCAAATGGTGAGTTGTTGGATTGGCCAAAGAATGACACGCGCCGTTTCTTCCATGTTGTATACCGTGTTGGTGATCTTGACCGCACAATCAAGTATAGCTTTCATACATTTAGTATTCTTTCTTCATTTTATATTGTAACAaacatttagttatttattattattcttgACTAGGTTTTACACTGAGTGCTTTGGCATGAAGGTGTCGAGGCAAAGAGATGTCCCTAAGGAGAAGTATTCTAATGCTTTTATGGGTTTTGGATCTGAAAAATCCCACTTCGCTGTGGAGCTCacttatagtatatatatactgtCTTTTCTATTAGCATTGACTCACTTTCAGATATTTCCAACATCAATTTGTGCACTTTCCCACAAAACTGAAACTACTTGGTTCTTATGTAGAGTTTTAACATCTTTTGATGTTTACAGATTATGGCGTTAGCTCATATGACATTGGAGATGGATTTGGTCATTTCACCATTTCAACTCAAGATGTATGTCTGTCTTACTTTGTTTTTAAGAATTCAATAATCAATATTAATGCATGTCAGTCCTTGATATAAAAGTTTTGTGTTAGGTTTACAAAATGGTTGAGACCGTACGTGCCAAGGGTGGAAATGTCACCAGAGAACCTGGTCCGGTCGAAGGTGGAAGCAGCAT
This genomic interval from Brassica napus cultivar Da-Ae chromosome A6, Da-Ae, whole genome shotgun sequence contains the following:
- the LOC125610182 gene encoding lactoylglutathione lyase GLX1-like — encoded protein: MKVSRQRDVPKEKYSNAFMGFGSEKSHFAVELTYNYGVSSYDIGDGFGHFTISTQDVYKMVETVRAKGGNVTREPGPVEGGSSIIAIVKDPDGYPFELIQRGPTPEPFCQVMLRVGDLDRAIKFYEKALGMRLLRRIKKPEYKYTIGMMGFNESVVLELTYKYGVTEYKKGNAYAQIAIGTDDVYKSGEVVKIVNKELGGKITREPGPLPGIGTKIVSFLDPDGWKTVLVDNKDFMKELG
- the LOC106346427 gene encoding lactoylglutathione lyase GLX1-like, which gives rise to MSKTQICLCFIIFLYIWSSGSSREVVGQLETDCFSSDGRSKSSGICSPRASSLRKLADVASNGELLDWPKNDTRRFFHVVYRVGDLDRTIKFYTECFGMKVSRQRDVPKEKYSNAFMGFGSEKSHFAVELTYNYGVSSYDIGDGFGHFTISTQDVYKMVETVRAKGGNVTREPGPVEGGSSIIAIVKDPDGYPFELIQRGPTPEPFCQVMLRVGDLDRAIKFYEKALGMRLLRRIKKPEYKYTIGMMGFNESVVLELTYKYGVTEYKKGNAYAQIAIGTDDVYKSGEVVKIVNKELGGKITREPGPLPGIGTKIVSFLDPDGWKTVLVDNKDFMKELG
- the LOC125575828 gene encoding uncharacterized protein LOC125575828, encoding MQCVSTVTYSFLINGSPRGRVTPSRGIRQGDPLSPYIFILCSEVLSGLCNKAQEEGTLKGVRVARGCPRLNHLLFADDTMFFLRASKENGEALCRLLKRYEEASGQSINTEKSSINFSRHAPTALKSAIKDALSIQKEGGTGKYLGLPELFGRNKRDLFSSIVDRIKQKACGWSNRFLSTAGNMTMLTSVLSPIPSHAMSCFQLPISLCKRIQSTLTRFWWDTNIGDKKMAWIAWSKLVQPKDSGGLNFRDIQSFNEAFLAKLSWRIINHPDSLLGRVLLGKYCSDESFLECSEKTAISHGWRGVLIGRDIIVNSAGWEVGNGSSINIWEKPWLSCSTQLRPMGPPPREFSHLTVSDLMLPDRNEWDIGMIQRVLPFEEQRILAIKPSLTGAPDKLSWLSTDTGDYSTKTGYAAVLSSRTAEDTVSTEDASYDWKKNVWKIQTTPKIKLFIWKALHGALPVGEALKSRGINTTGQCKRCNLPESIDHLLFHCDFARQVWETAPVSPSIEYSGSIDLRSNWSSFCSRKNLPPTGVSTGALAPWIVWQLWLARNKLVFEGKIITVEETISRATACAREWIFSQFQLAATKQALPPRPPLHDCVLVRTDAAWNENLKIAGLGWTTNREGRVSPFSTTAQHVESPLAAEGLAMREALLKCREIGLPKLRCESDSAILIKAINLRSPLVGLYGILADVYSIASSFESISFTWISRERNSVADGLAKNVLSSELAIMAATNSVSNV